Sequence from the Exiguobacterium aurantiacum genome:
AATGAAGCCGAGAAATAGTTTACGTAGGACGCGGTCTTCCACGTTCATCATCTCCTTGAAATCGATTTCCGATATCGGTTTTCGTAATCATACTAACAACTGAGCGGGTCGGGCGCAACCTTTGGCGTGTCATTTACAAAAACTTAATGTGCGCACATTGTCGGGAATCGATTCGGCAAATATAGGGAATTTATAAAAAATGAGGTAAACTGAAACGTAGAAGGAAATAGAGGAGGAACCGACGTGGCAGACTTAGACCAGACCAAACTTCAATCCTTGTTGCGCCATATGCCCCAAGGCTACGTCGAATTCAAAGTGCTCTACGATAAGGCGGGGGAGCCCGTCGACTATGAGTTCTTTGAAGTGAACGAGGCGTTCGAACGCATCATGAAAGCCAAGCGCGAACATTTTATCGGTGGCCGGATCACCGACAAGTTGAAAGACTTTGAATATAGCGAACGGGAATGGATCGTCCAAGTCGCCCGTGCCGTCGACAGCGGTGAAGCGATCACGTTCGAGCACTTCTCACGCCGCAACAAAGCCTGGTATGAACTGTCGGTCTTCAGCGAGCGTCCGGGTTATGTGTCGACACTCTTCCATGACATCACGCCGCACGTCCAAGAGAACAATGCGTTAAAACAACTCGTCAACGTGTCGCACCGTTTCGTCACGACCGGGCGTGAGTTGTTGATGAACCAACATTTTCTCGATCAGATTCGAGGTTTCACCGGCGCCAAGGCCGTGACCCTCAACTTGGTGGACGACGATGGGAAGACGTATTCGACCGTGGCGCTCTCAGGCATCGACGAACTGCTCGAACGCAGTCTCGACGTGCTCGGGTTCCATCCGGTCGGCCGCAAATGGCCGATGAGTCCGAAGCGGTCGAAATTACTGGAAGCCCCGAGCCCGATCGTGTTCGATAATATTTTACCGCTCGTCGACGGAGTGTTGCCGAAGCGGTTGATCAAAAATATTTTGCGCATCTTCGACCTTGGTCAAATCGTCTTGTTCAAAATCGAGAAGGATGGTGTCTTTTACGGAGACTTGACCATCGTCATGCAAGGGAATAAACAAGCGAACCGTCTCGGTCTCGTCGAGCTGTACATTGTCCATATCCTTGAACAGATGACGAAAGCGGACCGGCAAATCGGGGACACGAAAGAGTCGATGTTTGAAGGGTTTGCCACCGTCGACTTGGAGTGCATCATGTCCCTGACCAATCATGAGATTTTCCATTTGAACGTGGCGTGGGAGCGCGTCCTCGGGTTTCCGCTCGAAGAACTTGAAAATATGGACTTCACGAGCCTGATTCATCCCAATGACGTCGAGAAGACGAATGAGGCGTTCGCCTTACTCGACGAAGGTCAAGATATCTTCCGTTTCGTCAACCGGTACCGGACCATCGATGGCGACTATCGCTCGATCGAGTGGCACTCAAAAGCACAAGGCAACTATATTTACGCTGTCGCCAAAGATGTGACGGAACGCGTCCAACTCGAGGAAGAATTGGCCGAGCGGGATCGATTGCTCACCAAGCTGTCAGATCAAGTGCCCGGTGCCATCTATCAGTTCGAGCGCCGACCGGACGGAAGCTTCCACTTCCCATTCTTTAGCCGAGGGTTCGAATTGTTGATTGGCATCACGTTCGAGGAGATGAAACAAGATCCGGGTCTCGTGTTCTCTAAAATCCATCCTGAAGATTATCCGAATGTGATGGCGAGCATCGAGACGTCGTATGAGAACTTGACAATTTGGGATGCGGAGTTCCGCGTATTGACACCGGACGGTCGGACGACATGGATCTTGGGATCGTCTCGTCCGGAGAAGCTCGGTGAAGGCCATGTGCTCTGGCACGGCTATATCGGGGATGTGACTGAGAAGAAAAAGTATGAGATGGAAATCGAATATTTGAGTTACCATGACCAATTGACCGGCGTGAAGAATCGCCGCTACTTCGACGAGGCGCTCATCACGTACGACGAGCCTTGCTATTATCCGCTCGCCTTGATTGTCGTCGACATCAATGGGTTGAAGTTGACGAACGATGCGTTCGGTCATCTCGTCGGCGATCGCTTGTTGATTGAGGCGACGATGACGCTCAAACGTGAGATTCGCGGGAAAGATACGGTCGCCCGGATTGGCGGGGATGAGTTCGTTGTCATCATGCCGAACACGGAACTCGAGGAGGCGAGGCGGTTGTCCGATCGCCTGAGTCAACTGTTCCTCGCCAAATCGATCGAAGGATTGCCGATCTCGGCGTCGTTCGGGGAAGCAGTGAAGGAAGATGACTCGCTCTCCGTCGCCGAAGTGTTCAATTTGGCCGAGGAGCGGATGTATCACCATAAAGTGTCGGAGAAGCAAAGCCGCCGCCACCATTCGATTCAACTCATCATGCGGACACTTTATGAGAAGATTCCGCGTGAAGAAGCGCACTCGCAACGCGTCGCCGAGCTGTCGCGGCAACTGGGGAAAGCGATGGGCTTCACGAGTGCCGATGTGAATGAACTCGTCACGGCGGCGACACTGCATGATATCGGCAAGGTCGCGATCAGCAATGAGATATTAGACAAGACGGGGGCGCTGACCGAGGCCGAATGGCGGGAAATCAAACGCCATCCCGAAGTGAGCTACAACATCTTGAGCACGGTGCCGGAGTACGGACCGCTGTCGGAGATCGTGCTCGCCCATCACGAACGCTGGGACGGGAACGGTTATCCGAAAGGCATCAGCGGTGAACAAATCCCGCTCGCCTCACGAATCATCTCAATCGCGGACACGTTCGACGTCATGATGACGGGACGCCCTTACCGTCAGGCGAAGACGCTCGACGAAGCGCTCGCCGTCATCGGCGAAGAGGCGGGCCGACAGTTCGACCCGGAACTCGTCGAGGTGTTCTTCAAGAAGGTCGTACCCACGTTGCAACGTTAATCGAATCGCATGAAAAAGGAGAGCCAATCGCAGCTCTCCTTTTTCATGTGAGCGGTCGTTTCTTCAACGCCCAGGCACTGACGAGGAAGACGACGAGCGCCATCCCGAACATGATGAAGACCGAGTTGATCGGGAAATGATCTTCATACATCTGGGCGATCCCGTAGTTGAACCAGTACGTCGGCAAGAAGCGCCCGACGACTTGGAGCGTATCCGGAAGCCACGTCAAACTGATGAAGGCGCCTCCGGTGATGGCCGCCGCCATCGTCACGGACGTCTGCCAAATGTTCGCTTTCTCCCGATTCGTCGCCAGGATGGCGATGAGCGACCCGATGGCGAGACAGACGAACAGATAGACGATGAACAGCAGTGTGAGAACAGGCAGGTGGGCGAGAATGTCTTGCCGATAGAGCACGGCGCTGAAGGCGAGCAGCATGAGCACGTAGAGCAGCCCGGCCGCACAGAACGATAAAAATAACGAACCGATGTAACGCCGCGGGGTAACGGGGGCCGCGAACAGCCGCGAATAAATCTTCTCGTCCCGGTCGTCGGCGACGAACAGCGGGATGAACTGGAGAAAGGCCGACATCATGACGAACGACAAAAGACCGAGGAATGCCTGCGTCCGCGCTGTCGTCGCCACGCTCTGCTGGAACGGATCGCTCGAGAGCGTATAGCCGTTCTCCGTCTCGCGTTCGGCAAGTTCGGTGAAACGCTCTTCGTCAAAATCACTTGCGATCAATAGCTGTCGCTCACGGGACAAATGTGAGTTGAGCGCTTGCTCGATCAGCGCGGCATCACTTCCTTCGGTCGCACTGAATGATAATCGCGGCGTCTCACCATTCAAGAGCGTCTCGGAGAATCCGTCCGGGATAATTAAGACGACGTCCTGTCCTTGGAGCAATGCTTCATCCGTCTCGTCCGTCTCAAGCGGGGTCACTGAGCCGAACCTTCCCGCTTCTTCAATCACGCGACCGGCGAGCGTCCCGCCGTCGCGGTCGAGAATGCCGATTGAGGCGTTCAAAGCGGACGTCGAGCTGAGGAACGACAGGATGAGGGCGAACCCGAAGACGGAGACGAACGTGAATACCCATAGCCCTTTTTTCCGAAGCATACGCTTGGCGACATGTCTAAATAGCACCACGGCGGTTCACCCCTTTCCATAACAGCAGGCTGAGGACGGCAAACACGAGTAGATGAATGGAGAGCCAACCGAGACTTTGCCAAAACACGCCCGTGTCCCCGCCGCGCAGGAGCACCTGGAGCATGCCTTCTCGCATGAAAATCGGCATGAAAACGTACTGGGCCCACGGTGCGACACTCAGCGTCACTTGGTCGAACCCGGGGACATAGCCGCCAGAGAGAATCATGATGATGGCAACGAACCCGTTGACGATCGCGTCTTTCGTCGCGCGCGAGATACGGGGCAAGCTCGATATGAAGAAACCAAACGCGGTGCCGTATAAAGCGAGGGCGAGCCAAGCGATGAACAAGAGTCCGAAATGGACGTAATCGAGTGAGAAGCTGCGATAAATGAAGTGGCTGAACCAAAACACGAGCACGAGTTGCAGGAAAATGAGCGTGTATCGGCTCAAGCTGCGGGCCAGGCGATATTCGATTCGTTTGACGGGAGCGGCTTGAATCCGGAGATAACTCCCGGTCATCGGCTTCTCCTCGCTGAGCATGCCGGTGATGTAGAACGCACCGAACAGCGCCGTCATGATGGAAATCGTGACGGTGAAGTATTCGAGTGACGTCGGGGTCCGCCCTGACAAATCGACGCTCTCGCTGTCGATGAACGACTCAGGCGTAAACGGGGCGGAGACGCCCGACTCGGCGAGCATAATCTGCTGATTGGCGACATCCGTATATTGCCGGAGGAGGGCCTCAATCACGTCGAACTCGATCGTCGACGGTTCCTCGTACAACAAGCGCACATCGGGACCGTCCAAATGGAGGATGACATCGGCGTCACCATCGTTCACGCCCGTCTCGGCCGCGGCCAGACTGTCATACGGGACGAGATTGATGAAAGTTTTGATGTCGTCGTCGGCGAGGAACGTCTCGAGCGGCACCCGGTAGTCATCCGTCGACTGTTCGACGTAGGCGACGTCCGTGACCGGGAGCGAGAAGTTGCTGTTGAAAATAGCCGACAGCATCGTCCCGAGCCCGAAGATGAGAATGACTGGGAAGATGAGCATCCAAAACAGCGTCGAGCGGTCCCGTAGTTGCTGTTTGACATCATATTTGATGAATGTCCATAGTTTCATCGTGATCACTCCCTGAGTGTCTTACCGGTCAAGGCCAGGAAGACGGTATTGAGCGACGGGCGGTCGACGGTGATCGAGGTGAACCGGACCCGCTCGTCATGAAGGACGTCGAGTAACGGGGCGAGCGGGGTGTCTTTCTCGAGCGACACGTCGAGGAACGGTTCCTCGTACTCGACCTTCTTCACCCGTTCGAGCGATTCGAGTCGTTCCAGGAGGCCTGGAGTGAGGGCGTCGACTTTGATGCGGGCCGTCTCGAGCGTCATGACTTGGTCTTTCAGCTCGTCTTGCGTCCCTTCGGCGATAATCCGTCCCTCGTCGACGATGGCGACGCGGTCGCAGAGCATCTCGACTTCCTCCATATAGTGGGACGTATAGATGATCGTCGCCCCGCGTCGATTCAACTCACGGATGTTCTCGAGGATGGTGTTGCGTGACTGCGGGTCGATGGCGACGGTCGGTTCATCCATGAAGATAAGTTCCGGCTCATGGACGATGCCACAGGCGATATTGAGACGACGAAGGAGCCCCCCGGACAGTTCCGGCGGACGTTTCTTTTGGTGGGGCGTGAGTTCGACGAAGTCGAGGGCGGCCACGGTCTTTTGTTTCGCCTCGGCCGGCTTGAATCCATATAGCTCGGCGAAGAATTGGATGTTCTCGAACACCGTCAGCTGATCGTACACGGAGACGTGCTGCGGGACGATGCCGACACGCCGTTTAATCGTCTGCTCGTCCTTTGGCATAGAGTGATTGAAAATACGGATGGTGCCGCTGTCGGCGGGATATAAGTTCAGCATGACGGAAATGGCGGTCGTCTTGCCGGCCCCGTTCGGACCGAGCAGGCCGAACAGCTCGCCGGCCTCGACGTGAAGTGAAAAGTCGTTCAAGGCAATCGTCTCACCGAACCGTTTCGTGACATGGTCGAGGGCGATGATGGACACGTTGACGCAACTCCTTTCAACTCAAGAACGTGAAATAGCGTACAAGGTTTTGTTCCCGTTTGCAGGAACTTCCGAACTTGTTGCCGAATGAAATATAATAGTCGAATTATTCAGACAATTAATGGGAGTCGAAGTGAGGGATCATGATGAAAAAGTGGCAGTTCAATAAAGAAGAGTCGAGTGAGAAGTTTCCGGATGAGATGGCGTGGGCGTTGTTTTGTACCGTCGAACCGAAGCGGATGGATACGACACTCCCGTTTTATTATGACGAGTCGGTGTTCCGTTTCTCGAACGGGACGGAGTCGTTTTATTTTAAAATTTCACCGAGTTATCACGAGTTCGAAGTGAACGTCAAAGACGCCGCGGGGGAGTTGCTATATTATCAGCTCCTCCGAACGGTCGGGAAAGTCGAGGTGCTCGAGGATCGGCGCGACCACGGCGAGCTGTTAATCGTCATGAACGAGGACCGCAACCGCACAGTGACGACGATCGAGTTGACCGTGCGACCGCGTTTCCGGGTACTCGTCAAAGAACACTATGTTTGAGTTTTCCTCAGAGTGGTACATCAATTAGACAGCATGTACAACGAGGAGGAGATTCACATGAAAGACGGACTAAACAAAAAAGTTGATGGTTTGATCGATAAAGCGGCAGGCAAAGCGAAAGAAGCGGTCGGCAAAGCGACGGACAACCAATCGCTCAAACGTGAAGGCCAGAAAGATCAAGTGAAGGGGACGGCCAAAGAGAAGACCGGCCAAGCCCAACAAAACCTCGAAAGCCTGAAAGACGAACGCCGCTAATAAAAACCGGGAAATCGCGATCAATGCGACTTCCCGGTTTTTCATTTGGTCAAAAAGACTTGGACGTGAATCGTCGATTCTAATACGTTCTTAAGGTGAGACAGCCAATCGATTTCTGCAGTGCTCTGTTTCTATGCGGTTGAATCATGTCATGCAGGTAGGGGTGTGAATCTCCTTGATTAAGACTTATTTATACAGAAGATACTCTTTCCGGATTGGTAAGAACGCGTCGCGCTCGGCATCGACTTTCGCCATAATCGCCTCGAGCGACTCACCGGCGAGAATCATATCTTTCACGTAGGCGTTCCCAGTCAGCTTTGTGATGAAGTCGTTGGCGAGGAACTCGAACTCTTCTGGGTATAAATCGTGCGCCGTCTTCACCATGGCGATGCCGGTCTTGGCCGCTTCGAACTTCGTAGGCTCGGTGACGTACACTTCGACGCCGTGTGACAGTTTGCCCGCGTTCTTCGAGAACGTCGGCGTGAACGAGGCAGCACGGAACGTGACGCCGGGAAGCTCGAGTCCGTTCAACGTCTTGGCGTAGTCATGCGCCTTCACGTACGGGGCGCCAATCAATTGGAACGGCTTCGTCGTGCCGCGTCCTTCCGACAGATTCGTCCCTTCGAACAGACCGGTCGCCGGATAGACGTTGACCGTGTCCGTCGTCGGCATGTTCGGTGACGGCATGACGAACGGGAGTCCCGTGTCCTCATACAACATCGAGCGCTTCCAGCCCTTCATCTTGACGACTTCGAGGTCGGCTTGAATCTGATACTCCGAGTTGAACAAGCGTGCGAGCTCACCGACGGTCATGCCGTGCTTGAGCGGAATCGAATAGAGGCCGATGAAGCTCGAATAAGCCAGGTCGAGCACGGGACCTTCGACACGTAGGCCGCCTTGTGGGTTTGGACGATCAAGGACGACGAACGGGATATCGTTTTCAGCCGCGGCTTCCATCGCATATGCCATCGTATAGATGTACGTATAGAAGCGCGTCCCGACGTCTTGTATGTCGAAGACGAGTACGTCGACGTCTTTGAGCATCTCGGCTGTCGGTTTTTTTGTCGCCCCGTACAGGCTATAGACGGGGAGTCCCGTCACTTCGTCGATATAGGAGCTGATTGTCGATCCGGCTTGCGCATCACCGCGGACACCGTGTTCTGGTCCATACAGTGCCGTCAATTCGAAATCATCGGATTTGTGGAACAAGTCGACGATGCTCGTCATATTGGCATCGATCCCGGTCGGATTTGTGATCAGCCCGACTCGTTTACCGGCCAAGATTTCAGGATTGTCCATCAACCGGTCGACCCCGAGTTCGACTTTCGGTTTTTTCGGGACGGACTTGGCATCGGCATCGAGCAACATGACAGATGACGTGACGAGTGTGAGGGCGGCGAGACCGCCAATCCATTTCTTCATAACAATTCCTCCTCCATAAATGTAAGCGCTTCACCACTTACTCGAAAGTGTACCATTTTGTATTTTTAATTCAATAATATGTAATAAAAATAGGAAATTATATTTCTTGATTTGATTCGTTGTACCTAAAAAGCCATCGGATTTTCCGATGGCTTTCACATGATGCTTGCAGCTTATGACGAACGGCTGATGAACAACAACCGTTTCGAGGCGACGAAGAGCGTCAGGCCGATCAGCAGGAGGCCGCTGACAATCGCCCAAACGATAGACGTCTCACCGAGGAGCACCTCGGCCGATAACGAGCCGAGCCGCCATGGCATCCAATCCCACTCGAGCCAGCCGAGAAGGAGCGACATGACGAAGTGGAGACCGAGCGTGATGACGAGGGCAACGAGACCGCTCTCGAGCAACGCCGCGAACAAGAAGAAAATCGACAGCTGCACGACGAAATGGAGCATGAGTAGTCCGGTCGCGACCAAGAAGTCGGTGATGTCGAACGAATCGAACAAGACGATTGTGTAGTAGGCGGCGCTCAATTGGGCGAGAGCGACTGCGACGGCGGCGAGCAGCGAATAATGTCCCCATTTGCTGAGGACGATGCGCGTGGCCGGAATCTTCAGCGACTTGAGCCAGGCGAGCGTGCCGAGCGACCGTTCATGGCTGAACGTATGCATGGCGGATAACAGTACGACGAGCAGTCCGATTTGCCGCAACTGTTCGCTCGCCGACATGAGCACTTCTTCCGGTGACGGGGTCGGAATCTCGATGACCGCCCCGTCCGGCAGGTTGCCGCCTGAGGCCAAGATGTCCGGGAGGAAATAAAGCGTGAGCGGCTGCATCGCCGCGAGCAACATTAAGGCGATCGGCACCCAGATAAGGCGCTTGTTGCGCCACGACTCTTTCCACTCTTGTTTGAAGATGGCCAATCTCATCAGGCGTTCACCTCCAAGAACAGTGACTCGAGTGACGGGTGCCCGACATGGAGCGATTGAAGACGGAGGCCGCGTTCGAGGAGCAGTTGGAGAAGTGCCCGTTCCGTCACGTCTTTCGTGTCCGTCTCGAGTTCCCATGTCGTCCCGGAGCGGGTGACGTGACTGACGCCCGGCAGCGTCCGCCACTCGCCTTCCGTCACGACGTCGTTGAACAGACGGACTTGGATCGAGGACTTCGAGCCGAGTAAATCGGTGACGGTCCCTTCCATGAGCAGACGTCCTTGCCGGAGCAAGAGTACCCAGTCGCTCGCTTCCTCGGCGTCAGGGAGCACGTGCGTCGAATAGAGAATCATCCGCTCCCGTTTTAAATCGCTCAATAAGTCGAGTACTTCGCGACGGCCGCGCGGGTCGAGCGCCGACACCGGTTCATCGAGCAATAACAACTCCGGGTCATGCACGAGCGCCTGGGCGATGCCGAGCCGTTGCCGCATGCCGCCGGACAAATGCGCGGCCGGTCGATCGACGGGCTCGAGTCCGACCCGTTTCAGCAGATGGATTGGGTCGATATTCGTGACGCCGGTCAACTCGGCCGCATAACGGATCGTCTCGACCGGTGTGAGCGATGGGTAGAGCGCCGGCCGCTGTGGCAGATAGCCGATGCGGATGGCATCATGCCCGACGATTTGTCCGGACGTCGGTGTCGTCACGCGGGCAATCATGTTGAGCAGCGTCGTCTTGCCGGCCCCGTTCTCACCGAGGAGTGACGTACAACCTGGTCGGAGCGAGAAGCTGACGTCGTCGAGTGCGGTGAACGTGCCGAACCGTTTCGTCAGTTTGGTGACGTTCATCGCTTCGTCCGTCCCCATAGGAAGTAGACGATCGGCCCGAGGATGTTGATGAACAGGATGACGAGAAGCCACACCCACTTCGGTCCGTTCGTTTCTTGCCGTTTGAGCAAATCGATCAAGGCGACGACGAGCAAGATGAGTTGCAATACGAGCAGCGGCAAGAGGATGAGCAATAAATTTGAGTCATTGGCAATGTCCAATTGTGTTCCTCCTTTATGAATGAGTTCACTGTTCCATTCCACACATAGGACCTATTTCCTGTATGGAACAGAAAAAAGCCCTTTCTCCGCAAAGAAAGGGTGACGATCATTTGACGATGATGACCGGGGCGAGGGCGCGTTTGGCCAGTTTATGGCTGACGCTGCCGAGGACGAACTCTTGGAACGTGTTCAGTCCGCGTGATCCGACGACGACGTACTCGTACGGTTGATGGTTCGCGTATTTGACGAGTTCGACGTCCGGTTCGCCGCGAAGTTCGATATATTCATATTCGAGCCCGGCCGCGACGACTTGGTCGAACAGGGGTTGCAACATCAATTTTCGCTTCGCTTCGAGATCGAGTTTTCCCGTCGAGTTGAGCGCGGCTTCTTTCGATTCTTTGGCGCTGACGACATGGACGATGTCGATGGATGCGTCTGATGCCTTGGCGAGCTGGATCGCTTTCTCAAGCGCCCGCTTCGAGTGGGCAGATCCGTCTGCCGCTAAAAATACCTTTCCCATTGAAACGTCCTCCTCTTTCACACAATCTACTTTTAGTATATGCGATTTTGTAGAGCGATGGATATAAAAAAAGGGAGTGAACGCGAATGTCCACTCCCTCAGCCAAATCAATGTCCGGCGTTGGCTTCTTGTTGTTTCAAGTGTAGCGCGAGCGTGTTGAGCAGTTTCTCTGAATCTTTGTTCAAGTTCAGCAGTTCCGGCTCAATCCCGACTTCGCGATATTTGAAGACGACTTTATCGATGGCGCCGATGGCCGAGTCGTCCCAAAGGTGCGTGTTCGAGAAGTCGATCGTGACGTGTTTGACACCGGCTTCAGCGTCTTCGGTCACATCGAACTGATTGACGAACTCAGACGTCGAGGCAAAGAAGAGCTGACCGTTCACGATGTAGCGGGCACGGTCAGCTTCCACGCTGCGGTCGAGTTCGACTTTCGAGATTTTCGCGGCGAACAGGATTGCTGCTGTCAAGATCCCGGCGAACACACCGAGCGACAAGTCGTGCGTGACGACCGTGACGAGCACGGTGACGAGCATGACGACCGTATCTGATTTTTGAGCGGTGCGCATCGCCTTGAGCGAGCCCCAGTCAAACGTCGCGTACGAGACGAAGAACATGACACCGACGAGGGCGCCGACCGGGATGAGCATCAAGATGTCGCTCATCGTCATAATCATGATAAATAACGCGAGTCCGGCGACGAACGTCGACAGACGGCCGCGGGCACCAGACGAAACGTTGATGACCGATTGGCCAATCATCGCACAACCCGGCATTCCGCCGAAGAATCCGGCGATGATGTTGGCAATCCCTTGACCACGCGACTCACGGTTCTTGTTCGAGTCCGTGCCCGTCATGTCATCGACGATTTGTGCCGTCAACAGTGACTCAATCAATCCGACGAATGCAAGGGAGATCGAGTAAGGAAGGATGATCATCAACGTTTCAAACGTCAACGGGACGTTCGGGAATAAGAATTCCGGTAGCGTTGCTGAGATCGTTCCCATGTCACCGATGTTTTTCGTATCGAGACCGAGCGTGATCGCGAGCACCGTCATGACGACGATGGCGACGAGCGGGGCCGGGATCATTTTCGTGACACGCGGGAATAAGAAGATGATCGCGAGTGACGCGGCAACGATGGCCCAGATAATCCAGCTCTCGCCTTCGAAGTTCGACAATTGCGCTTGGAAGATCAAAATCGCGAGCGCGTTGACGAAACCTACCATGACGGCGCGCGGGATGAACTTCATCAATCGGGCGATGCCGAAATAGCCGAGCGCGATTTGAATGATTCCCGTCAAAATACCGGCCGCGAGCAAGTACTCGAGTCCGTGGTCCGCGACGAGCGAGACGATGACGAGCGCCATCGCACCGGTCGCGGCCGAAATCATGGCCGGACGACCGCCGGCGATCGAAATGACCATGGCGATGATAAAGGACGCGTATAGCCCGACCATCGGGTTGACTCCGGCGATGAGTGAGAAAGCGATTGCCTCAGGGATGAGCGCGAGCGCGACGACGATCCCCGCAAGGACGTCTGCCCGGACATTGCCGAGCCAATCTTGTTTGATCGTATTCAATTTTTCCAAAAGAACACACCTCTCTATATATTTTTTGACTTTGATCTCCGAGTCTCACGAAGATCAAACGCCGCATTATATGAAAGAAGTCGTTCGACCGACACATGGTTTCACAACGTGTTTCATCATACCGAACTTTTTCTGAAATGACAATTGCCTCGAATGAAAAACTATGGTAATTTCATAACGTAAAGGTTATATAACGGATTTGTTATACAGAGAAGGAGAATGACGATGCATACGGTAGATGACTTAAGTAAAGTGCTCAAAGTGCTCGCCGACCCGACGCGCTTGACGATGCTCAAGCAAATGCAGGCAGGGGAGCAGTGCGCCTGCAGTTTTGTCGACTGTTTCGACATCTCGCAACCGGCCATCAGCCGTCATTTGAAGATGATGCGCCAAGCGGGACTGTTGTTGGAACGCCGCGACAAGCAGTGGATTCACTATCGGTTGAATGAGACGAGCCCGTTCTATGCGATCGTCGTCGAGTTGCTCGACAACATCGAGACGGTCGATGCGAGTTGTGACTGTGAAACGGACTGTGCGATATAAGGAGGAGTCAACGATGAAACTTGAAGTGTTCGAACCAGCCATGTGCTGCCCGACCGGACTGTGTGGTCCGTCAATCGATCCCGAACTGACGCGGATCGCCACCATCCATTACGTATTGAAACAACGCGGCTTTGATGTGGCCCGTTATAACCTCGCCTCCGAGCCGAATCGGTTCGTCGAGAACGCCCACGTCCAAGCTGAAATCGCGAACGGCCTCGAGACGCTTCCGCTCACCGTCGTCGACGGTGAAATCGTCAAACGGGGCGCTTATATGACGAACGAGGAAATCGCCCGATTGACAGAACTCCCGGTCGAGGCGTTCGCCATGCAAGACGGCGAGAAACCGAAAGTGCGCATCACGCTCAAAAAATAAGGAGGCGCGTCAGAATGAATCGCTTTGACTTCACGACAATCGAGCCGACCCGTTACGTATTTTTGACCGGGAAAGGCGGTGTCGGCAAAACATCGACGGCGTCGAGCCTCGCCTTGACGCTCGCTGACCGAGGAAAACGTGTCTTGCTCGTCTCGACCGACCCGGCGAGCAACCTTCAAGACGTGTTTGAGATGGGGCTTGACGAGACACCGCGCCTCGTCCCGGAGACAGGGCTCGCCATCGCGAACTTCGACCCGGAAGAGGCAGCGCAACAATACATGGAACGTATGGTCGGCCCTTATCGCGGCGTGTTGCCGGACGTGGCCATCCAGTCGATGGAAGAGC
This genomic interval carries:
- a CDS encoding CsbD family protein, whose amino-acid sequence is MKDGLNKKVDGLIDKAAGKAKEAVGKATDNQSLKREGQKDQVKGTAKEKTGQAQQNLESLKDERR
- a CDS encoding ABC transporter permease, encoding MKLWTFIKYDVKQQLRDRSTLFWMLIFPVILIFGLGTMLSAIFNSNFSLPVTDVAYVEQSTDDYRVPLETFLADDDIKTFINLVPYDSLAAAETGVNDGDADVILHLDGPDVRLLYEEPSTIEFDVIEALLRQYTDVANQQIMLAESGVSAPFTPESFIDSESVDLSGRTPTSLEYFTVTISIMTALFGAFYITGMLSEEKPMTGSYLRIQAAPVKRIEYRLARSLSRYTLIFLQLVLVFWFSHFIYRSFSLDYVHFGLLFIAWLALALYGTAFGFFISSLPRISRATKDAIVNGFVAIIMILSGGYVPGFDQVTLSVAPWAQYVFMPIFMREGMLQVLLRGGDTGVFWQSLGWLSIHLLVFAVLSLLLWKGVNRRGAI
- a CDS encoding ABC transporter ATP-binding protein — protein: MSIIALDHVTKRFGETIALNDFSLHVEAGELFGLLGPNGAGKTTAISVMLNLYPADSGTIRIFNHSMPKDEQTIKRRVGIVPQHVSVYDQLTVFENIQFFAELYGFKPAEAKQKTVAALDFVELTPHQKKRPPELSGGLLRRLNIACGIVHEPELIFMDEPTVAIDPQSRNTILENIRELNRRGATIIYTSHYMEEVEMLCDRVAIVDEGRIIAEGTQDELKDQVMTLETARIKVDALTPGLLERLESLERVKKVEYEEPFLDVSLEKDTPLAPLLDVLHDERVRFTSITVDRPSLNTVFLALTGKTLRE
- a CDS encoding HD domain-containing phosphohydrolase gives rise to the protein MADLDQTKLQSLLRHMPQGYVEFKVLYDKAGEPVDYEFFEVNEAFERIMKAKREHFIGGRITDKLKDFEYSEREWIVQVARAVDSGEAITFEHFSRRNKAWYELSVFSERPGYVSTLFHDITPHVQENNALKQLVNVSHRFVTTGRELLMNQHFLDQIRGFTGAKAVTLNLVDDDGKTYSTVALSGIDELLERSLDVLGFHPVGRKWPMSPKRSKLLEAPSPIVFDNILPLVDGVLPKRLIKNILRIFDLGQIVLFKIEKDGVFYGDLTIVMQGNKQANRLGLVELYIVHILEQMTKADRQIGDTKESMFEGFATVDLECIMSLTNHEIFHLNVAWERVLGFPLEELENMDFTSLIHPNDVEKTNEAFALLDEGQDIFRFVNRYRTIDGDYRSIEWHSKAQGNYIYAVAKDVTERVQLEEELAERDRLLTKLSDQVPGAIYQFERRPDGSFHFPFFSRGFELLIGITFEEMKQDPGLVFSKIHPEDYPNVMASIETSYENLTIWDAEFRVLTPDGRTTWILGSSRPEKLGEGHVLWHGYIGDVTEKKKYEMEIEYLSYHDQLTGVKNRRYFDEALITYDEPCYYPLALIVVDINGLKLTNDAFGHLVGDRLLIEATMTLKREIRGKDTVARIGGDEFVVIMPNTELEEARRLSDRLSQLFLAKSIEGLPISASFGEAVKEDDSLSVAEVFNLAEERMYHHKVSEKQSRRHHSIQLIMRTLYEKIPREEAHSQRVAELSRQLGKAMGFTSADVNELVTAATLHDIGKVAISNEILDKTGALTEAEWREIKRHPEVSYNILSTVPEYGPLSEIVLAHHERWDGNGYPKGISGEQIPLASRIISIADTFDVMMTGRPYRQAKTLDEALAVIGEEAGRQFDPELVEVFFKKVVPTLQR
- a CDS encoding ABC transporter permease, producing the protein MVLFRHVAKRMLRKKGLWVFTFVSVFGFALILSFLSSTSALNASIGILDRDGGTLAGRVIEEAGRFGSVTPLETDETDEALLQGQDVVLIIPDGFSETLLNGETPRLSFSATEGSDAALIEQALNSHLSRERQLLIASDFDEERFTELAERETENGYTLSSDPFQQSVATTARTQAFLGLLSFVMMSAFLQFIPLFVADDRDEKIYSRLFAAPVTPRRYIGSLFLSFCAAGLLYVLMLLAFSAVLYRQDILAHLPVLTLLFIVYLFVCLAIGSLIAILATNREKANIWQTSVTMAAAITGGAFISLTWLPDTLQVVGRFLPTYWFNYGIAQMYEDHFPINSVFIMFGMALVVFLVSAWALKKRPLT